From Hymenobacter sediminicola:
TTAATATGCCCAGATGGCGGAATCGGTAGACGCGTCGGTCTCAAACACCGATATCGAAAGATGTGCCGGTTCGACCCCGGCTCTGGGTACAAAAAGGCCCCTGCTTCACTAAGCAGGGGCCTTTTTTTTGTTGTAATGGTGTTTACTGAATAAAGCCTGGCCGTATTAGGTTTTCAAACGTGAAAATCTCATCCCATTTGGCTTGTGTCAGCAGTTGGCGCTCCGTTACGGCAATATCGTGCACCGACTTACCGGTTTTCAATGCCTCTTTCGCAATTTCGGCGGATGCTTCGTAGCCCAGCACCGGATTTAGTTGGGTCACGATGCCGATGCTATTGCGCACCATATTCTCGGTGTGCTGAGCATTGGCGGTAATACCCAGCACGCATTTCTCCCGCAAAGTGTGGCAGGCATTTGTCATATAGCTGATGCTGGTGAACAGCGCGAAGCTGATAACCGGCTCCATCACGTTCAGTTGAAGCTGCCCGCCTTCGGCGGCCATTGTCACCGTCAGGTCGGCACCGATGACGTAGAAAGCTGTTTGGTTGACCACTTCCGGCACCACCGGATTTACTTTACCGGGCATAATACTAGAACCAGGCTGCAGTGGCGGCAGGTTGATTTCGAACAGGCCGGTGCGCGGCCCCGAGGACAGCAGGCGCAGGTCGTTGCAGATTTTGGACAGCTTCACAGCCGTCCGTTTTAGCACCCCAGAAAGCTGCACGTAGGCGCCAGTGTCGTAGGTGGCTTCTATCAGGTCGCCAGCCAGACTCAGGTCGAGGCCAGTAATGGCCCGCAGATGCTGTGTTACCAACTCAGCGTACCCATCAGGGGCATTCACGCGGGTACCAATGGCCGTGGCTCCCATGTTGATTTCGCTGATCAAGCGGCGGCTGTCTTCTATGCGCAACAGTTCTTCCCGCAGGTTGGTGGCAAACGCCTTAAACTCGTCGCCCATACTCATGGGCACAGCATCCTGCAGCTGCGTACGGCCCATTTTCAGCACATTGCGGAACTCCTCGCCTTTGGTCGCAAAGGCATCGGCCAGTTGTCCTAAAGTGGCACTATAGCCGACCAGCTTATTGCTAAGAGCAATGCGGAAAGCAGTAGGATACGCATCATTGGTGGACTGAGAACAGTTGACATGGTTGTTGGGATGGCAAAATTCATATTGCCCTTTGGGTTTCCCCATCAACTCCAGGGCCACATTGGCAATGACTTCGTTGGCATTCATATTCACTGACGTGCCCGCACCACCTTGGATCATATCGGTCAGAAAATGATCATTCAGCTCGCCTGAAGCCACTTTGTCGCAAGCCCGCACGATGTAGTCGGCAATAGTAGGATCCAGCACACCAAGCTCCCGATTCGTGAGAGCGGCAGCCTTTTTCACGTAAGCCAGCGCCTGTACAAACAGCGGCTCCGACTTTAATGGAATGCCCGTGATATTGAAGTTTTCCATCGCCCGCAGCGTCTGGATACCATAATACGCTTCTTCAGGAATAGCTCGTTCGCCGAGAAAATCGTGTTCAAGTCGGGTAGTTTGCATCGGAAACAGGTCAGGAAAATGGGTTGGGAGCCGAAAGGTAGCGGCTCAGGTCGAAACCTGCCCGCCCATCCGTACCACTGGGAGTTCGGCTGCCAGCAGTTTCGGAATAAACCGAGCAGTGCTACAGATACTGCCGCCGTATACTATGTATTGGATGGCTGCATCTGGTAGCACGTACCGAATCCCATAATCTTACACCCTGATAAAACCACAACGCCCTTGACCTGGAGCAGTGCCAGGACAACTGGTACACTACCGCAAGCCAAGGGCATTACTTAGTCTGAAGAACCTGGCTCTACGCCGCGTTAGCGAGCGGACGCACTACTTCAGCATCTAGAATTTCTACCACGAACCCATCCTGGGGAGAGTATGTTTTGCGATACTGCACTACCAACTGGCGGCCACGAGGAGATGTAACATGCGTAGAGCATACTTCACCGTACGCTTTTTCCTTTTCCAAAAAAGGCTGCAGCAATTGGACTGACTGCAGAAACTCGGCCGGTAACAACCCCTGCTGCTCCTGCATCTTTACAGCACTAACCGGATACAAAAAACGAGTGTTGAAGAGAATCATACAAAGGCTAAAAAGCGGTAAGACACGTACCTTTCAACGCTTTTCTGCAGCAGTTAATTCCCTAGCAACTCACTATTCCTGCTGCTCTTCAAGAATCCGACGCCTTGGATTTGCTTCCCGGCTACAGTTGCACTTCTACCAGCACGGCAGTTGATCCACCCTGGTCGTCGTCTGTTACCAGGAGCAGTTCGTAATGGCCGGTCCCAAGGGTTCGGCGCACAGCCACACTTTCCACTTTGCCCCGGTAGGGCTTGCCATCGGGCAACTGTAGCAGCGCAAACGACGCCAATGACGCAGCCGGATTCTGCGGATTCAGCACCCCTACGAAGCTGCCCAGTACAGCACCATCAAGCACGGCATCAATGGTATCTTCCACAGAGGCTGTCACGAACAATTTTCCTTCGTAGAAGGACGCGCCCGAGAAACCAGCGGGTTTGCCCTCAATCTGAGGCAGGCTGAAGTGCTGTGCCTGTACCGGCGGCAGCTGTGGCACTCGGTGATGCAGATGGTCCAGCGTGGCAGGCAGCGGTAGACGGAAAATAAAGTTGCCCGCCGCTGCGCCCACTGTCCGCTGAAACAGTAGTAGCTCCGTAGGGCTGGCTGCAATAGCCTCCAGATTTAGTGTGATACCAGCCGGAAGTAACTCGCGCAGCCGCGTATATAGTGGCCCCAGCGCCACCGGGTATACCGTAGCGCCAGCTGGCTTCCCTCCTACTGGCACCCAAAAGCCGCCTTCCCGCGCCGCAGTAGCTCCCGAGCCAAATACCAGCAGCCCCGTTTCGCCGGTGCGGGCATCTGTGAGGGCCGTCAGGCATTCTAGGTCGGGTTTGAGGGTCTTGGGAATACGGCCGGCGCTAAAGTGGGCCGTATCAAACAGCGTGATTGTCTGGCCTGGCTGGAGTTCTGCCGCCCCGAAACGGTACAGATACGGCGAGTCGTCGCCGATGATGTATACCGTTTCGCCCAGAATTTCTACCCCCGAAGCCGACGGCAGATTCGGCAGTTCAAGCTGCCGGATGATAGTGGCGCGCATTTCTACTGGCTCTTATTTCACAATCGTAAACTCGACGCGGCGGTTGAGCCGGCGCGTTTCTTCTTTGTCGTTGCTGGCCCGTGGACGTGTGCCGCCGTAGCCAATCACGGTAATACGTTGCTCCGGTACACCCCGTGTAATAAGGTAGCGCCGCACTTCCGCCACCCGGTCTTCCGAAAGTTTCTGATTGAGGTCTGCCTTGCCTTGGTTATCTGTGTGGCCTTCGAGGCGAATGTTCACGGTCGGATTGTCGGACAGAGTACGGGCCAGGCGGTTCAGTTCGGCGTAGGAAGCGGGCA
This genomic window contains:
- the aspA gene encoding aspartate ammonia-lyase, with the protein product MQTTRLEHDFLGERAIPEEAYYGIQTLRAMENFNITGIPLKSEPLFVQALAYVKKAAALTNRELGVLDPTIADYIVRACDKVASGELNDHFLTDMIQGGAGTSVNMNANEVIANVALELMGKPKGQYEFCHPNNHVNCSQSTNDAYPTAFRIALSNKLVGYSATLGQLADAFATKGEEFRNVLKMGRTQLQDAVPMSMGDEFKAFATNLREELLRIEDSRRLISEINMGATAIGTRVNAPDGYAELVTQHLRAITGLDLSLAGDLIEATYDTGAYVQLSGVLKRTAVKLSKICNDLRLLSSGPRTGLFEINLPPLQPGSSIMPGKVNPVVPEVVNQTAFYVIGADLTVTMAAEGGQLQLNVMEPVISFALFTSISYMTNACHTLREKCVLGITANAQHTENMVRNSIGIVTQLNPVLGYEASAEIAKEALKTGKSVHDIAVTERQLLTQAKWDEIFTFENLIRPGFIQ
- a CDS encoding DUF6929 family protein — encoded protein: MRATIIRQLELPNLPSASGVEILGETVYIIGDDSPYLYRFGAAELQPGQTITLFDTAHFSAGRIPKTLKPDLECLTALTDARTGETGLLVFGSGATAAREGGFWVPVGGKPAGATVYPVALGPLYTRLRELLPAGITLNLEAIAASPTELLLFQRTVGAAAGNFIFRLPLPATLDHLHHRVPQLPPVQAQHFSLPQIEGKPAGFSGASFYEGKLFVTASVEDTIDAVLDGAVLGSFVGVLNPQNPAASLASFALLQLPDGKPYRGKVESVAVRRTLGTGHYELLLVTDDDQGGSTAVLVEVQL